The Deltaproteobacteria bacterium HGW-Deltaproteobacteria-6 genome has a segment encoding these proteins:
- a CDS encoding diguanylate cyclase, protein MEKKIMAQEQVSPDGNAENLFSEYQRVSEELQKAKLDQEQIRTDLENAIERANVMAMKAEIANVELNQIINTSIDGMYLVYQDFTIKRINATLLSFLNISESDAVGKKCYELMPCDWCGTPKCTLTKLLHGQAQIELDIEVARHDGVQVPFIFAATPFRGIDGAVIGMVARFKDITDRKYAENTLKEANERLKRLATSDGLTQVANRRSFDQTMEREWNRLRRTKEPLSLIMSDVDFFKLYNDTYGHQGGDDCLKSVAGALSETVRRGGDCVARYGGEEFAVILPATDEKGALRVAEKIRQAVENLGMEHKKSSVAPCVTLSLGVAATIPSEAGTPELLIKCADEALYSAKSSGRNRVVVRECREIAAEKN, encoded by the coding sequence ATGGAAAAAAAGATAATGGCGCAGGAGCAGGTATCTCCTGATGGAAATGCCGAAAATCTTTTTTCCGAATATCAGCGGGTTTCGGAAGAATTGCAAAAAGCGAAACTCGATCAGGAACAAATCAGAACCGATCTTGAAAATGCGATCGAGCGGGCGAATGTCATGGCCATGAAAGCCGAAATCGCCAATGTCGAACTGAACCAAATCATCAATACGTCCATCGACGGCATGTACCTGGTCTATCAGGACTTCACCATTAAAAGAATTAATGCAACCCTGCTGTCGTTTCTCAATATCAGCGAAAGCGACGCGGTGGGAAAAAAATGCTACGAACTGATGCCTTGTGACTGGTGCGGCACACCGAAATGCACCCTGACAAAACTGTTGCATGGCCAAGCCCAAATTGAACTGGATATCGAGGTTGCGCGACACGATGGCGTGCAGGTGCCTTTTATCTTTGCGGCGACACCCTTCCGGGGAATTGACGGTGCGGTGATCGGCATGGTGGCCCGCTTCAAGGATATTACGGATCGGAAATATGCCGAAAACACATTGAAAGAGGCCAACGAGCGGCTCAAGCGCCTCGCAACCAGTGACGGCCTGACTCAGGTGGCAAACCGCCGCTCGTTCGACCAGACCATGGAACGGGAGTGGAACCGCCTGCGAAGAACAAAAGAACCGCTGTCTCTGATTATGAGCGATGTGGATTTTTTCAAGCTCTATAATGATACCTATGGCCATCAGGGAGGGGATGATTGTCTGAAATCCGTTGCCGGGGCCTTAAGTGAAACCGTGCGGCGCGGCGGAGACTGCGTCGCGCGGTATGGCGGCGAGGAATTTGCCGTCATCCTGCCCGCAACAGATGAAAAAGGCGCCTTGCGGGTCGCTGAAAAAATCCGCCAGGCCGTGGAAAATCTGGGCATGGAGCACAAAAAATCCAGCGTCGCCCCATGTGTCACCTTAAGCCTGGGGGTTGCCGCAACTATTCCTTCCGAGGCGGGAACGCCGGAGCTCCTGATCAAGTGCGCCGACGAGGCTCTCTATTCGGCCAAATCTTCCGGTCGAAACCG
- a CDS encoding acyl-CoA thioesterase, whose amino-acid sequence MPQIYRYELTVLKEAEDQNGHVNNVEYLRWMQDAAMQHSEAAGCTQATNAAGATWVVRMHKIEYLKPAFAGDRIVVMTWVVNFRRVLSLRKYRIIRPSDKALLAEGETDWVFVDAQKGTMRSIPREVKATFELLPEDKEAEAFRD is encoded by the coding sequence ATGCCGCAAATCTATCGCTATGAATTAACCGTGCTGAAAGAAGCAGAGGATCAAAACGGGCATGTCAACAATGTAGAATACCTGCGCTGGATGCAGGACGCGGCAATGCAGCACTCCGAAGCAGCCGGTTGCACACAGGCCACCAATGCCGCGGGCGCGACCTGGGTGGTGCGCATGCATAAAATTGAATATTTAAAACCGGCGTTTGCCGGAGACCGGATTGTTGTGATGACCTGGGTCGTAAACTTTCGCCGGGTGCTGTCGCTGCGCAAATACCGGATCATCCGCCCGTCGGATAAAGCCCTGCTTGCCGAAGGAGAGACGGACTGGGTCTTTGTGGATGCACAGAAAGGCACGATGCGTTCGATTCCCAGGGAAGTCAAAGCCACGTTTGAACTGTTGCCGGAAGACAAAGAAGCGGAAGCTTTTCGTGATTAG
- a CDS encoding EamA family transporter, translated as MMQNHYGELAALLVAFFWSVTALSFEAASKKVGSLPVNIIRLVIGFAFLSIMNWISRGLLLPTDASLHNWVWLAISGLIGFVIGDFLLFKSFTVIGSWLAMLIMTLAPPMAAVFGWILLDERLSALSLVGMVMTLAGIITAIFRPGGGNGMITVSKPVLGLLLALGGAMGQALGIVFSKYGMQQYSPFAATQIRIIAGIVGFTLIITILRKWASVKFALSDKKAMMPIAIGSFFGPFLGVSFSLLAIQHTSTGIASTIMALVPIFIIPPSMIILKHKITVREILGTIISLCGVALFFL; from the coding sequence AAAGGTTGGCTCACTTCCCGTAAATATTATCCGCCTGGTCATCGGTTTTGCTTTTCTTTCCATCATGAATTGGATCAGCAGGGGCTTGCTTTTGCCCACGGATGCCTCACTGCACAATTGGGTCTGGTTGGCAATATCCGGCCTGATCGGTTTCGTCATTGGTGATTTCCTGCTATTTAAATCATTTACCGTGATCGGTTCCTGGCTGGCCATGCTGATCATGACACTGGCGCCCCCGATGGCCGCGGTGTTCGGATGGATTCTGCTCGATGAGCGCCTGAGCGCATTATCTCTGGTTGGGATGGTCATGACTCTGGCAGGCATCATTACGGCCATATTCAGACCGGGCGGCGGGAATGGGATGATAACCGTCAGCAAACCCGTCCTGGGTTTGCTGCTCGCCTTGGGCGGAGCAATGGGCCAGGCGCTGGGCATCGTTTTCAGCAAATACGGCATGCAGCAATACAGTCCGTTTGCCGCCACGCAGATTCGGATTATTGCGGGCATCGTCGGTTTTACATTGATCATTACCATCCTTCGCAAATGGGCATCCGTCAAATTCGCCCTGAGCGACAAAAAGGCGATGATGCCGATAGCGATCGGTTCATTTTTCGGTCCCTTTCTGGGCGTGTCTTTCTCCCTGCTGGCGATTCAGCATACGTCTACCGGCATTGCTTCAACCATCATGGCGCTGGTGCCCATATTCATCATTCCGCCGAGCATGATTATTTTAAAACATAAAATAACGGTCCGCGAAATTCTGGGCACCATCATCAGTTTATGCGGAGTCGCGTTATTCTTCCTGTAA